The Rhodohalobacter barkolensis genome includes the window TGCACCGGAGCGGTTCTGTATTGTACCAATCTTTACGATCTTGTCTCCCCGTATACCGATATCAGCCTCAGTGGGAAATGATCCGGTACCGTCGTAAACGATGCCGTTGGTAATAATCACATCGTATTGTTCAGCTTTACAGGAGGCAAAAATTAACGTTACGAAAACCAGGAATAGTAATTGTTTGAGCATATTAGATGGGCTCATTAAATTTTAAATTCTAAGACTAAAGTACTAAGGAAGAATTATTAAAAGTGTAAAAAGATTTTTCCGGGGGCGCAGGGCTTTTTAAACGTATTTATTTTAATTAACAAGAGATGAATGACCTGATATTGTTAAGCCGGCCAATTGGTTAACGGAGATATTGGGATCCTTTTACTGTAGAATTATCTTCGTTTATCTTTTACATAAATTGCTTTAGACTGACCCTGTCCCACAGGTCTTTCTTCAACTTCGAAAAGCTTCATCGCCTTGATTAATTCACCAAGTTTTGAGTACCCATAATTTCTTGGATCAAACTCCGGAGATTGTTTTGCAATATGACTGCCAACCGGGGCCAGATGTGCCCACCCGCTATCATCGGATGAGGCTTTGATGGCATGACGGAAAAGGCTGACCAATTTAGTATCCTGTTTGAGCTCAAGAGTGGACATGCGTTTTCCGGAGGGGATATCCTCCTCATCGTCTCGGAGTACTTCCGTGAAGATGAATTTATCACAGGCGGCTACAAACGGTTCAGGAGTTTTCTTTTCACCAAAACCATAAACAGAAAGGCCGGATTCGCGAATACGTGCGGCAAGCTTTGTAAAATCACTGTCACTGGAAACCAGGCAAAAACCGTCAAACTCTTCACTGTACAGTAAATCCATGGCATCGATGATGAGGGCACTGTCTGTTGCGTTTTTTCCTTTTGTGTAACCAAACTGCTGAATCGGTTGAATGGAGAAATTTAACAACACCTCTTTCCATCCTTTTAACTGCGGTAATGTCCAGTCGCCATAAATACGTTTCACATTTGCGGTGCCGTATTTTGCGATTTCGGCCAGTAGGTTTTCAATCACAGAAGGTTGTGCATTATCAGCGTCAATGAGAACAGCTAATTTTCGAGTGTTTTCCTGATCCATAGGTAGTTTGATTTTAAGTTGCTTACACAAATAATGTACATGAGAATAGAGTTGAATAAAAACGAAACATGAGTAAGGTGGCTGATCATTGTATGATGAATATTTGTGACTGCTAAACAGTTACGGTATACTATGGAAATGCCTTTTTGAAATATTGAGGGCTGTAATGCGTTATTTTAATGTAAAATTAGAACCAAACAGACAGATATGCCAAAGTGTGAAATTTACGAAGATTTGAAAGGAGAATGGAGATGGAGACAGGTAAAAAAGAATGGCGACATTGTTGAGTTCTCCAAAAAAGGATTTGAAACTCGTGAAGAGTGCGAAAAAAATGGCAAGGAAGATGGTCCTTGTACATCTTATAAGTTAGCACTATAAAGCATTTTATGAATCAGGGTTGAGGTATGCGCGGCATATTGCGGTAAATTGTTGAGGTTGATCTAAAAAAGCATAATGCCCCGCATTTTCAATCTCTACCAGTACACCATTCTTTAATCTTTTATCCATTCGATAAGCCTGATCCAACGGAGTTGCTGTATCATTTTTCCCCCAGACTAAAAGCGCTTCATGTTCAATTTGCGGGAGTAGGTCGTCCAGATATTCTGTAACAGATTTAACAAAGGTCTCCCTCATAACTCCTGAAAGCTGTTTGTAATCCGAAGAACCAAGCATTTTCCAGAGTTTAGTACGTCTTAAGCTATTCAGTCCCTTATCCCTGAGTGGATTTGGTAAAATTAAAAATGGAGCTTTTAGCAGTTTTGCTGTGTATTTTCTAAAGTAATACTTCATAGAACGCTTGGGTTTTAATCCGGCGCCCCCCGTTATGATGACTTTATCAATTTTCTGCTTGATTTCACTTCTGCTCAGAAGTTTTAGAAGAACACGATTACCGTAAGAGTGAACCAGGACATCTACAGAGTCAGCCTCAATTATTTGATGAATAAAAGCTTCCGTCAGATCTGTGTAACGATCAACATCCCAGGCTGCCGGTGGTTCTGGTGATTGCCCAAATCCAGGAAAATCGATTAGATAACATGTTCTGATGTCCTTCAGCTTTTCGGCAATGGGTTTCATCACTGCAGAACTGCTTCCCCATCCGTGTAAAATGAGCAGCGGCTTTCCACTTCCCATCTTATACCAAGCGGTTTGAGTTCCCTCAAAGACAAAATTTTGCAGATCCATAGATGATAAACTGTAAGGTATTTCGATTTTCTGTTTCATAAAGGTAAGAGAATTGATTGAAAAGCCCTTTGAAAACCTAAATAAAGCTTCAGAACTATGAAACGGAAACTCTTCTATCTTTTTGAACGCCTTCAAATAAAACGAAGTGAGCGAATTGCCATTTCGATACTTATGGCCGTTACAGTAATCACCACAGTCCTGTATTCAAGTCCGGAAATATGGACATCTAAATCGGAGTTTGATTACTCTATTTCGGATTCTATTTTTTCTGCGCGTAGTGCCAGCCTTATTGCTGAAAAGGAGATGATTTTAGAGCGATATCAACCCGAAGAGATACAAGCAAACAGTTCTAACGAGAATGGTTTAGTGGAGACCTATCGGGATACAATTCCACCCGATTCATCGGATCAAGGCACGAATTCCGATTCCACTGCGTTAATCAATGTCAATTCTGCCTCAGAAAATAAGCTGCAGGAGCTGCCCGGGATCGGTCCCGCATATGCATCAAGAATTGTTGAGTGGCGTAGCGAAAACGGGCCATTTACTTCTAAGGATCAGTTGATTGAAATTAAAGGAATCGGTGAAAAAAGGCTGGAAACCATTCGCCCGCTCATAACTCTTTGATTGTCTCTCACCGTTAAATAGTGCAAAATCATTTAAATATTCTGTTCTATACCCCGAAGGTTTTTCTATACCCGTTCGCTTTCACTATTTTTAGTCAAACTAAATAAAACTTATTTATGGCGAACAGAATTTTGTGGGCTGACGATGAAATCGATCAGCTTAAGGCGCATATCATTTTTCTTGAAGAGAAAGGATTTCAGATTACTCCGGTTACAAACGGCGAGGACGCGGTTTCTCTGATTAAGAGCAAACCTTTTGATATTGTATTTTTGGATGAACAGATGCCGGGTATGGATGGTTTAGCCACACTAGATCAAATACAGGATATCCAGCCCTCCTTGCCTGTAATCATGATTACCAAGAGTGAAGAAGAGTCGATCATGGAAGATGCCATCGGGAATAAAATTGCCGATTATCTGATCAAACCGGTCAATCCAAATCAGATACTGCTCACCGTAAAACGAATTTTGGATAAACAGAGAATTCAAAACGAAAAAGCAGCTCAGTCTTACCTCAAGAATTTTAATGAACTATCCGCACGTTTCAGTGAAGATACCGGCTGGAAGGGTTGGATTGATATTTATAAAACTCTGACTCATTGGGAGATGAATCTTGAGTCGAGTGATGAAGCCCTGCAACAGGTGTTACAGGATCAGTTTCAGCAGGCAAATCAAGCCTTTGGCAGATTTATAAAAATGGAGTATAAAGGGTGGTTGAAAGGAAATGATGACGCGCCGATGCTGAGTCCATTTCTGGTGAAGGATAAAATTTTCCCACGTTTAAGAGAGGATGAAAAAGTTGTTTTTATTCTGATTGACTGCATGCGGTACGATCAGTGGTTACTGTTTCAACAGATATTATCCGAGTATTACACCATTGATACAGATTTTTATTATTCCATCCTTCCAACGGCAACACCCTATTCCAGGAATTCAATATTCTCCGGAATGTATCCTCAGGAGATTAAACGTAGGTATCCACAGCTTTGGGAAATGGGGCAGGATGAAACTTCGCTGAACAGACATGAAGAGGAACTACTTAAGAAATATATGCAAAGAAATCACTTTTCAGATCAGGTGAAATATGAGAAAATCATCGATCCTGAAGATGGAAACCGTATTGCTCAAAAAATTTCGAACTACACACAAACTCCACTTACGGCTATTGTCTATAACTTTGTTGATACGCTGGTTCATAGCCGTTCGGATTCTGAGGTGTTGAAGCAAATTGCACCGGATGTTCCGGCATTTCGATCATTGACCGAAACCTGGTTTCAGCACTCATCACTCCTGAGGATTTTTAAAGAGCTGGCTGATGAAGACGTAACCGTAGTTGTTACCAGTGATCATGGCTCTGTTCGTGCTCTGCGCGACACAAAAGTATTCGGCGACAAAGATGCTGCAACGAATTTGAGATATAAGTATGGTAGAAATCTGAAGGCTGAAGAGAGTGCGGCAATTTTTATAGATAAACCTGAAGAGTATATGTTACCGGTAGAACCGCCGGCAAACAGTTATATCATCGCAAAAGAAGACTACTTCTTTGTTTATCCAAATAACTACAACAAGTTTCAGAACCGATATAGGGATACATTCCAGCATGGGGGGGCCTCTATGGAAGAGATGATTCTCCCGGTATCTGTTTTGAAGTCGAAAAAGTAGGGTGAATGGAGAAGAAGATCAGCAGAAGTGAAGAGGAAACTTTCAGAATTGCGAAAGAGTATGCCTCTCAGGTTGAAGCCGGTGACGTGATTTGCCTGGAGGGGAACTTGGGTGCCGGAAAAACACATTTTACGAAAGGGTTTGTTACCGTATTTGGTGTAGATCAGGCTGCGGTAACATCACCCACTTTTGCACTGATCAATGAGTATCATGGAAAGGAGATAGAAATTTACCATTTTGACTGTTACAGACTCGAAAATGTTCAGGAAGCCCTTGAGATTGGCGCTGAAGAGTATTTATATGGTGATGGAATTTGTATCATTGAGTGGCCTGAACGAATTGAAGAAATTTTACCTTCACACTCAAAACGTGTAACTATTACCGCTACAGGCCCTGAAGAAAGGGAAATTAGTTTCAACCCATGAGCACGAAAAACCGACGGCTATCATATCGACTTGACCTGCTTCCGGTGATTTATCCATACCACCGACGGGCAACGAATCCCATCCAATTGGGAGACTTGGTATATTATGGCCCGTCGCCGGAGTATTACGGTATTGGTGAAGTAGTGAGTGCCGAAGATAATTACTGTGTAGTAGACTTCAGGGGAACAGGACTATTAGGTATTCAAAAAGATGTTTTTCAGAATAAATACTTAATCCCTATTCATAAACTCAACTTAAGTCACCTGCTGAAATCTACCTGATTTCCTCCTCACCATCCTTTCCTATAATCCAGATCAGTATTGCTGCAAATAGTCCGGGATAGAAAGGTTCAACTCCGAAATAAGCATATCCTACTGCCTGATCCGGGTGTGTTGTGCCTAATATCAGCCATATCAATGATATTGCTGAAGCGCCTATGATTGAAATAATTACGTAAACGGCTTTCAGTTTGAATGGTTTGAGATAGATTCCCAAAACAGGAATTAGTAAACCCGGAATAAAAACGGAACCGATCACGTACCACAAATCGATGACGCTTGGGTAGATGATGATTAGCAGTATTCCAAGCAGCGCGGAGACTAAAATTCCAATTCTGGTGAGTAGATTTGGATTTACATCCGGGAAATATTTGAGCAGATAATCGCGCCCCAGAGTTTGTCCCGATATAAAAAGGTAACTATCGAGTGTAGACATGATGGTTGCCAGAAGTGATACGAAGAAAAGACCTTTTAAACCGATTGGTAAAATCTGTTCTGCAAGCATAGGGTAGGCTAATACAGGCTGATCGAGTCCTTCACCCAGAATGGCAAATGCATAAAGCCCTGCAAAACAGGTTAAAAAGTCGAACACAATCCAGAACCCTATGGATACAAAAATTCCTTTACGAGCTGTTTCGGGCGATTCAGCTGCGGCTGCTCGCTGATGAAAACTTGGATCAACAAAGGTCCAGAGCGCGATGAAAAACCAAACCAATATATATTGGATCGAATTTCCACCGGTGATATCCAGGTGAACATCAGTCAGTGAATTCGTAAGTGTGCCAAAGCCTCCAAATTCAGCAACGGCAAAAATTAGCAGGATTATAAATCCTGAAAACATAAGGATGATCTGAAGGATATCAGTTCGGATTACAGCTCCAAATCCGCCAATGGTGATATATAAAACTGAAAAGAGAGCCACTAACGAGGCATAAAAGAGGAATGGGGCATCTCCGCCAGAAAGAAATTGAAACAGTAATCCCAACATCAGAATATAGGGTGCAGGACTTACCAGGATAAAAATCGGGAGTGCACTCAGGCGGCCTGCTTTTTCACTATATCGGTTGGCAATCGCTTCCGGAATGGTCAGGGCTTTATTGAGACGGATTTTTCCGGCAAGAAAAATAGCGAACAGGGCGGAGAAAATATAGAAGGGGACGCCAAGAATAAGCCATTGAGAAATTCCAAATTGATAACTCCATTCGCCCACACCCAGAATTCCACCGTACCAGGTAGAAACCAGAGTAGCCACAAAAGCCGGTAAAGTGACCTTTCTTCCACTCAGCAGAAATTCCTCTTCGTCATCTGAATTCCAGCCTTTCTTCCAGCTGAGCCAAATTAGAAATACAAAGTAACTTGCAACAATAAGCCAATCGAGTCCGGTAAAAATAGAGTCCACTATTTGTCGGTTTTGTGATTAATGAAGATGAGAAGGTCTCCCTTTTTATGGAAAATTTCGATCTTTTTTTCGACAGTTAGATTTGAGCTTCCATCCTGAACTCCATTTTCGAGTGTACCGTCGGTAAGCGCGTACTTTAATCCGGATGTGTGAATTTCTTCGACTTTACCGGAGAGTGGAAATAGAGATACGGTTGTATGTAACGGTAACTCCATTTCAAAATGTTTGGGCAAAAGAAACAAAACGGAGTATTTGTCTTTAAACTGAAGAGATTTGAACTGACCGTCAAACTGTTTAAGAACGGAAAGGTTTTTAAGAGTGTGGTCGAGCCTTTTACCGGTGGCTCCGAAAACAATAACATTTTCACATTCCTGTTTGTAAGCGTACGCCAATGCTTTTTCAAGATCGTTCGTCTCTTGATCGGGGTCGTGAATGACGTCACCGTGCTCATTACCCGTTACCGAATAACTATCCAGGTCTCCGATGATCACATCGGGTTTTACGCCCATCTGACTGGCTATCAGTGCACCACCGTCTGCAGCAATAAATAGGGATGAATGTTCCAACGCCTCTTTTAGTTGTTCAGGCCTTGGAGGATTTCCATCGCATAAAATTACAACATTCATCAAATTGGAGGTTCTTCCGGGTTAAAAAGTTTAATTTGACGTTTTACCCTAATAACAGCTACGTTAACATCTTTTTAAAAGCAGAGTAAAACGCCGTTTTATAATAGAGATTCAGGATAAAGAATTATGTTTAAAGAATTCATCAAAAAGATAAAAAAATACAAGCGTATCGGAGTAGTATCACACATTCGTCCGGATGGAGATTGTATAGGGTCGCAGGTGGGCCTCTCAATTTGGTTGGAAAAGAACGGGTTTGAGGTTGATGCCTTTAACGATGATGATGTTCCGGTTAACCTTGAGTGGCTGACTGAGTATTTCCCGATTCAATCTTTAGACATTGAAAAAATTAAAAAGTGTGATTTGATCATTTTAGTTGATGGAAACGCACTGCACCGGTTTTCTCATATCGAGAGTTGGACAAAAGAATTGGATGTTCCTTTTTGGATGATTGATCACCATCCCGATCCAAATGACGAGTTTGATCTGCAGGTTTCAGTACCGGGAGCTTCATCCACGTGTGAACTTATTTATAATCTGTATAATGAGAGCAATATTGAGCAGCTGGAAAAATCTGCTGCAATGGCACTTTACACCGGAATTATCACGGATACGGGGTCGCTTCAATTCGACAGTGTTACCCCGAAAACACTGGAGGCCGTAGCAGATATTCTAAGGCGAGGCGATTTCAAACCAAATGTAGTTGCTGAACAGGTCTTTTCAACTAAAACAGAATCACAGTATAAGTTGTTGAGCTTGGCTCTTGGTACCATTCAGCTATATGAAAGCAATCAGATAGCAACCATGTACGTTACGCAAGAGATGTTAGAAGAAACGCAAACAACAAATAGTGATACAGAAGGTTTTGTAAACTATCCACTGAGCATTGCAGGCGTGAAAGCAGCAGTTCTGTTAAAAGATTTGGCAGAGGAGGGTGTTAAAATGAGCCTGCGCTCCAGAAGTAATGTCGATGTGAATGTATGGGCACGCGAGTTGGACGGCGGCGGACATCAAAAAGCGGCAGGAGCATGGCATCCCGGTCCCCTTGAAAAAACGATTGAAGATGTGATCTCCATTGGCAAAAAACAACTGAATCAAATTGAAACGACTTAAATTTCTACATATAGCTCTATTGGGAATCGGATTATTGTTCTCCTCCTGTCAACATTCAGGAGAATCAGATCAGAATCGAGGGGAGAGAAATGATAACCAATCTATGGAAAGAGCCCCATTTTCTGCGGCTTATGTAGAAAATTCAGATTCCGTCAGTGATATTGATTCTGAAAATGAATCGACTGACCTTCAACAATCCGAACCGGAAATAGAGACGAGCAGGATTAACGCGATAACTCGTGCGGTTGAGAAGGGTAGTGAAGCTGTAGTCAGTATTATGGCAACAGAGCCGGTTCGCAGGCAGGAGACTCCCCGCGATGAGTTTTTCCGCTTCTTTTTTGGTGATCAGTTCCCGCAAGAGAATACAAGTATGGGATCCGGCTTTATTGTGAGTGAAGATGGGCTGGTTGTAACAAATCAACACGTAGTGGGGACGAATCCATCAGAAATTATGATTTCGATGGGTGATGGATCCACCTATGATGCTCAGCTTGTTGGGTTTGATGAACTGACCGATATCGCATTGATTAGGATTGAATCAGATACAACATTTCCGTTTTTGGACTTGACAGATTCGGATGATGTCATTGTCGGGGAGTGGTCTATTGCATTGGGAAACCCATTTGGACTTTTTGATGATGGCCAGCCCACTGTAACCGTTGGGGTTGTAAGTGCTAAGAATCGCGATTTCCGGGCTGACCCGAACAACCCGCGTGTATATATCGATATGATTCAAACGGATGCTGCAATCAACAGAGGGAATTCGGGTGGCCCCTTACTAAACAGCAACGGAGAAGTGATTGGGATGAATACGTTTATTTACACCGGAGGCACAAGTGCCGGTTTTGTTGGACTCAGCTTTGCCATTCCTAGTAATCGTATTGAAAAAATTATTTCCCAACTGTTGACAAGTGGGGTTGTGATGTTGGATTATGATCCCGGTATGGAGTTTACTTCCATGACAGAACAGCTTATCTACCGCTACCAGCTACCGTATGTTCAGGGTTTACTGGTAACGAGTGTAAACCGTAATGGTCCCGCTTTTGAGTGCGGTATTTTGCCGGGTGATGTGATAGTACGTATTGGAGAAGAACGTGTGATGAGTGAAATGCATGCCTGGGCTCTGCTGCGCGATTATGATGTGGGTGATGACATGAATATCGAACTGATCAGGGAAGGTGATCTCTATCAAACCGAGATGAAACTTCGCCAAAAAGTGAAGGACACAACGTCAAATTAAGTGATCAGTTATTTTAATCCCCGGCAGGATAAAGCCTTTCTGAATTCGAACGGAGATTTTTTGTATTTTTGCCCTCATGTTAGTTGAACGAGAAAACCCGAATAAAACTGAGTATTTGTTAAATGTGCCTGAAGGTCAGAGTACCGACATCAGGCTGGACAAATACATTACCTCTTTTGTGCAAAATGCATCCCGTAATAAAGTCCAAAAGGCGATAAAAGACGGGCATGTGTTGGTGAATGGGAAGTTGGAAAAATCCTCCTATATCATGCAGCCGGGAGATAAAATTGAGATCAGCCTTCCGATACCACCTTCACCTGAAGCCAAGCCTGAAGATATTCCGCTGGATATTATTTACGAGGATGACGATCTGATTGTTGTAAATAAAGAGGAGGGTATGGTGGTTCACCCGGCATTTGGAAACTGGACCGGAACGATGGTCAACGGTTTGCTATACCACGCCGACACCCTTTCTAAAGAGGATGAAGAGACAGTTCGCCCGGGAATTGTACATCGTTTGGATAAAGACACCAGCGGACTTTTGGTGGTTGCAAAAAATGAAGTAGCGCACAAAAAGTTGTCTGCTCAATTTGCCGAAAAGAGTGTAGAGAGAACGTATTGGGCAATTGTTTGGGGGAACCCGCCGGACAGCGGGACCATTGAAGGAAACATTGGCCGGTCGCCCCGCGACAGAAAAATCATGACAGTACTGAAGGAAAAGAAGGGGAAAAGTGCTGTAACTCACTTTGAAACCATTGAGAGATTTGATCACTTGGCGCTTTTAAAAATCAACCTTGAGACAGGCAGAACCCATCAGATTCGTGTTCATATGCAGCATCAAAATTATTATGTTTTTGGTGACCCAACTTATGGTGGAGATTCTGTTCGATATGGGCCGAATACCGGGTCGAGGAAAGCAATGTTTAATAACCTGTTTGCCAGGTTGGAGCGGCAGGCCCTTCATGCCAAAACATTGGGGTTTATTCACCCCGCAACCGATAAGTATGTTGAATTTAATTCCACACTGCCTGAGGATTTTCAGTTTGTGCTGGATACACTGCGAACAAATTGTAAACCTTAAAAAATCACATGTCTGAGAAAAGTAAAAAGATCAATATTGAGGTAGAACTCGATGATAATAATGTACCTGAGAATATTCAGTGGAATGCTACAGATCTGCAGGGTTATGATGAAGCGTCCTGCAGGGCTATGATTTTGGCTCTTTGGGATCATACACGCAAAGATACGCTGAGACTCGACCTCTGGACGAAAGAGATGACGGTAGACGAAATGAAAATATTCTTCCATCAAACACTGGTTACCATGGCCGATACTTTGGAGAAGTCGATAAATGATCCGCGAATAAGTGGAGATATGCGCGATTTTTGTGACTATTTTGCGGAACGAATGGAAATAGTTGAGTAAGAAAGAGTACGATACCCTATAGAATTGTTATTATATTAGAAGTCTGTTTAACTCAAATAAATGAATATGCAATATCTCGATTTTGAACAGCCGATAGCCGATTTGGAAAAGAAAATTGATGAACTTCAGGAAATTTCCGTCGATGACAAAGTATTGAAACCGGAAATTGACCGCCTTCGAAAAAAAGCGGATCAGCTTAGAGAATCCATTTTTACGAATTTAACCCGATGGCAGAGAGTTCAGCTTGCTCGTCATCCGGAACGCCCTTATACGCTCGATTACATTGAGCGAATTACGGATGATTTTATTGAGTTGCACGGAGATCGATTCCACTCTGACGACAAAGCCATTGTGGGCGGATTGGCAACAATAGACGATCAGTCCGTAATGATTATCGGCCACCAAAAAGGTCGTGATACCAAAAGTCGGCAGTATCGAAATTTTGGTATGGCCAATCCGGAGGGATATAGAAAAGCCTACCGACTGATGAAGATGGCTGAGAAATTTAAAATTCCGGTCGTCACTTTGCTGGATACACCGGGGGCATATCCGGGTCTTGAAGCTGAAGAGCGTGGGCAGGCTGAAGCCATTGCCCGAAATCTAAAAATGATGGCTGTCCTTGAAGTACCGATCGTTGCTATAGTGATCGGCGAAGGAGCCAGTGGAGGTGCAATTGGTATCGGGATGGGTAATGAAGTATTTATGATGGAAAATACCTGGTATTCAGTAATTGCACCTGAATCGTGTTCTTCCATTCTCTGGAAAACCTGGGACTACAAAGAACAAGCTGCTTCAGCACTTCGTCCAACAGCAAAGGATTTACTTGAACTTAAAGTGATTGATGGCATTATCCCCGAACCGCTTGGTGGTGCACATCGAGATTATGGAAAAGCGGCAGAAGCAGTAAAAGCTCAGATTCTGAAGAGCCTGAAAAAACTCAACAAAATGAAGCCTGATAAGCTGATTGATCAACGGGTGGATAAGTATGCTTCAATGGGAGTTTGGGAAACGGCATCCGGTAAGAAAGATAAATCCTGATGGTTGAGATCCCGGAAAAGGATCCGTTAATCCAGTATGTTCATACTCTCCGCAGCCGATATGGAGAGACAGATCAAATGGGGTACGTCTATTATGGGCGTTATCTTGAGTTTTTTGAAGTTGCCAGAACCGAGATGATCCGATCGCTAGGATTTTCCTACAAAAAACTTGAAGATGAGGGGATAATGCTTCCTGTCATCTATTCTCAGATTGAGTATAAATCTCCCATATTCTATGATGAGGAAATGCGTATAGAAGTAGCTGTTTATGA containing:
- a CDS encoding NYN domain-containing protein codes for the protein MDQENTRKLAVLIDADNAQPSVIENLLAEIAKYGTANVKRIYGDWTLPQLKGWKEVLLNFSIQPIQQFGYTKGKNATDSALIIDAMDLLYSEEFDGFCLVSSDSDFTKLAARIRESGLSVYGFGEKKTPEPFVAACDKFIFTEVLRDDEEDIPSGKRMSTLELKQDTKLVSLFRHAIKASSDDSGWAHLAPVGSHIAKQSPEFDPRNYGYSKLGELIKAMKLFEVEERPVGQGQSKAIYVKDKRR
- a CDS encoding alpha/beta fold hydrolase; translation: MKQKIEIPYSLSSMDLQNFVFEGTQTAWYKMGSGKPLLILHGWGSSSAVMKPIAEKLKDIRTCYLIDFPGFGQSPEPPAAWDVDRYTDLTEAFIHQIIEADSVDVLVHSYGNRVLLKLLSRSEIKQKIDKVIITGGAGLKPKRSMKYYFRKYTAKLLKAPFLILPNPLRDKGLNSLRRTKLWKMLGSSDYKQLSGVMRETFVKSVTEYLDDLLPQIEHEALLVWGKNDTATPLDQAYRMDKRLKNGVLVEIENAGHYAFLDQPQQFTAICRAYLNPDS
- a CDS encoding ComEA family DNA-binding protein, encoding MKRKLFYLFERLQIKRSERIAISILMAVTVITTVLYSSPEIWTSKSEFDYSISDSIFSARSASLIAEKEMILERYQPEEIQANSSNENGLVETYRDTIPPDSSDQGTNSDSTALINVNSASENKLQELPGIGPAYASRIVEWRSENGPFTSKDQLIEIKGIGEKRLETIRPLITL
- a CDS encoding response regulator, which encodes MANRILWADDEIDQLKAHIIFLEEKGFQITPVTNGEDAVSLIKSKPFDIVFLDEQMPGMDGLATLDQIQDIQPSLPVIMITKSEEESIMEDAIGNKIADYLIKPVNPNQILLTVKRILDKQRIQNEKAAQSYLKNFNELSARFSEDTGWKGWIDIYKTLTHWEMNLESSDEALQQVLQDQFQQANQAFGRFIKMEYKGWLKGNDDAPMLSPFLVKDKIFPRLREDEKVVFILIDCMRYDQWLLFQQILSEYYTIDTDFYYSILPTATPYSRNSIFSGMYPQEIKRRYPQLWEMGQDETSLNRHEEELLKKYMQRNHFSDQVKYEKIIDPEDGNRIAQKISNYTQTPLTAIVYNFVDTLVHSRSDSEVLKQIAPDVPAFRSLTETWFQHSSLLRIFKELADEDVTVVVTSDHGSVRALRDTKVFGDKDAATNLRYKYGRNLKAEESAAIFIDKPEEYMLPVEPPANSYIIAKEDYFFVYPNNYNKFQNRYRDTFQHGGASMEEMILPVSVLKSKK
- the tsaE gene encoding tRNA (adenosine(37)-N6)-threonylcarbamoyltransferase complex ATPase subunit type 1 TsaE is translated as MEKKISRSEEETFRIAKEYASQVEAGDVICLEGNLGAGKTHFTKGFVTVFGVDQAAVTSPTFALINEYHGKEIEIYHFDCYRLENVQEALEIGAEEYLYGDGICIIEWPERIEEILPSHSKRVTITATGPEEREISFNP
- a CDS encoding sodium:solute symporter family protein — encoded protein: MDSIFTGLDWLIVASYFVFLIWLSWKKGWNSDDEEEFLLSGRKVTLPAFVATLVSTWYGGILGVGEWSYQFGISQWLILGVPFYIFSALFAIFLAGKIRLNKALTIPEAIANRYSEKAGRLSALPIFILVSPAPYILMLGLLFQFLSGGDAPFLFYASLVALFSVLYITIGGFGAVIRTDILQIILMFSGFIILLIFAVAEFGGFGTLTNSLTDVHLDITGGNSIQYILVWFFIALWTFVDPSFHQRAAAAESPETARKGIFVSIGFWIVFDFLTCFAGLYAFAILGEGLDQPVLAYPMLAEQILPIGLKGLFFVSLLATIMSTLDSYLFISGQTLGRDYLLKYFPDVNPNLLTRIGILVSALLGILLIIIYPSVIDLWYVIGSVFIPGLLIPVLGIYLKPFKLKAVYVIISIIGASAISLIWLILGTTHPDQAVGYAYFGVEPFYPGLFAAILIWIIGKDGEEEIR
- a CDS encoding thiamine diphosphokinase, which codes for MNVVILCDGNPPRPEQLKEALEHSSLFIAADGGALIASQMGVKPDVIIGDLDSYSVTGNEHGDVIHDPDQETNDLEKALAYAYKQECENVIVFGATGKRLDHTLKNLSVLKQFDGQFKSLQFKDKYSVLFLLPKHFEMELPLHTTVSLFPLSGKVEEIHTSGLKYALTDGTLENGVQDGSSNLTVEKKIEIFHKKGDLLIFINHKTDK
- a CDS encoding DHH family phosphoesterase; its protein translation is MFKEFIKKIKKYKRIGVVSHIRPDGDCIGSQVGLSIWLEKNGFEVDAFNDDDVPVNLEWLTEYFPIQSLDIEKIKKCDLIILVDGNALHRFSHIESWTKELDVPFWMIDHHPDPNDEFDLQVSVPGASSTCELIYNLYNESNIEQLEKSAAMALYTGIITDTGSLQFDSVTPKTLEAVADILRRGDFKPNVVAEQVFSTKTESQYKLLSLALGTIQLYESNQIATMYVTQEMLEETQTTNSDTEGFVNYPLSIAGVKAAVLLKDLAEEGVKMSLRSRSNVDVNVWARELDGGGHQKAAGAWHPGPLEKTIEDVISIGKKQLNQIETT
- a CDS encoding S1C family serine protease: MERAPFSAAYVENSDSVSDIDSENESTDLQQSEPEIETSRINAITRAVEKGSEAVVSIMATEPVRRQETPRDEFFRFFFGDQFPQENTSMGSGFIVSEDGLVVTNQHVVGTNPSEIMISMGDGSTYDAQLVGFDELTDIALIRIESDTTFPFLDLTDSDDVIVGEWSIALGNPFGLFDDGQPTVTVGVVSAKNRDFRADPNNPRVYIDMIQTDAAINRGNSGGPLLNSNGEVIGMNTFIYTGGTSAGFVGLSFAIPSNRIEKIISQLLTSGVVMLDYDPGMEFTSMTEQLIYRYQLPYVQGLLVTSVNRNGPAFECGILPGDVIVRIGEERVMSEMHAWALLRDYDVGDDMNIELIREGDLYQTEMKLRQKVKDTTSN
- a CDS encoding RluA family pseudouridine synthase translates to MLVERENPNKTEYLLNVPEGQSTDIRLDKYITSFVQNASRNKVQKAIKDGHVLVNGKLEKSSYIMQPGDKIEISLPIPPSPEAKPEDIPLDIIYEDDDLIVVNKEEGMVVHPAFGNWTGTMVNGLLYHADTLSKEDEETVRPGIVHRLDKDTSGLLVVAKNEVAHKKLSAQFAEKSVERTYWAIVWGNPPDSGTIEGNIGRSPRDRKIMTVLKEKKGKSAVTHFETIERFDHLALLKINLETGRTHQIRVHMQHQNYYVFGDPTYGGDSVRYGPNTGSRKAMFNNLFARLERQALHAKTLGFIHPATDKYVEFNSTLPEDFQFVLDTLRTNCKP